In Prevotella sp. oral taxon 475, one DNA window encodes the following:
- a CDS encoding RagB/SusD family nutrient uptake outer membrane protein, whose product MKKRIIHIVLLSLCLCIMVVATSCSDFLNVHPAGQVDEDEQFSSIRGYHNAMYGIYGNMATANLYGGNMSYGFLDQIGQMFGYDNSSDLSYNVTQYKYTQSGVRSMIDNIWATQYQTISYVNNVLKNVASPQFNHKELSIIKGECLGLRAFLHFDVARLFAEDYTRSTATTRGIPYAKEFDLNNKPLKTLHETFQLILADLDEAEKLLENDSVVNVETTPTSDYLSGRAVFFNKYAVAATKARVYYAMGDTAHAAQYARKVIAATGVFTLKKLTTMENVKRFPAKNELIFGLYNTTLSSSIASTFLPVSTARGNFMEGRRDAEDLYETSAFTASSSDLRYTGYYRQNTAADGNKTYSFIRLLENEAQVTSNPLQGLTLIRLPEMYYILSECTYDNNKTEAKRLMDVVRASRGLDPVADAKVATRDLFEREMLRERMREMPGEGQVFYALKRYNRSFTDYRGITTFQPSSAIFILPWPERENEYGNK is encoded by the coding sequence ATGAAGAAAAGAATAATCCATATCGTCCTCTTGTCACTGTGTCTGTGCATCATGGTCGTAGCTACATCGTGTAGTGACTTCTTGAATGTTCATCCGGCTGGACAGGTGGATGAAGACGAACAGTTTAGCTCTATTCGAGGGTATCACAATGCGATGTATGGCATTTATGGTAATATGGCAACAGCCAATCTCTATGGCGGAAACATGAGTTATGGCTTTCTCGACCAGATTGGGCAGATGTTCGGTTACGACAATTCGAGCGATCTGAGTTATAATGTAACCCAATATAAATACACGCAATCTGGCGTGCGTTCTATGATCGACAACATCTGGGCAACGCAATATCAAACCATTTCGTATGTCAACAACGTATTAAAGAATGTGGCTTCGCCTCAGTTCAACCACAAAGAACTGAGCATCATAAAAGGCGAATGTTTGGGATTGCGTGCCTTTCTGCACTTCGACGTGGCTCGGCTTTTTGCCGAAGACTATACGCGCAGTACGGCAACGACACGCGGTATTCCTTATGCAAAGGAGTTCGACCTGAATAATAAACCGCTGAAGACATTGCACGAAACATTCCAACTCATACTCGCCGACCTCGATGAAGCGGAGAAATTGTTGGAAAACGATAGTGTGGTGAATGTCGAGACGACTCCGACGAGCGATTATCTCTCGGGGCGAGCGGTGTTTTTCAATAAATATGCCGTGGCCGCAACGAAGGCCCGCGTATATTATGCAATGGGCGACACGGCGCATGCGGCGCAGTATGCACGCAAGGTGATAGCCGCGACAGGTGTTTTCACATTGAAGAAACTTACGACAATGGAGAACGTAAAACGTTTCCCTGCAAAGAACGAACTGATTTTCGGCCTGTATAATACGACCCTTTCGAGCTCTATTGCCTCGACGTTCCTGCCTGTCTCGACAGCACGCGGCAACTTTATGGAGGGTCGACGCGATGCAGAAGACTTGTATGAGACAAGCGCGTTCACTGCCTCCAGTTCTGATCTGCGCTATACGGGTTATTATCGGCAGAACACCGCGGCCGATGGAAACAAAACTTACTCGTTTATACGTCTGCTTGAGAACGAGGCTCAGGTGACGAGTAATCCGTTGCAGGGCCTTACACTGATTCGTTTGCCCGAGATGTATTACATCTTAAGCGAATGCACCTACGATAACAATAAGACTGAGGCGAAACGATTGATGGACGTTGTGCGGGCCAGTCGTGGTCTCGATCCTGTTGCTGATGCGAAGGTGGCTACTCGCGATTTGTTCGAACGCGAGATGCTACGTGAACGAATGCGCGAGATGCCGGGAGAGGGACAGGTGTTTTATGCTTTAAAACGATATAACCGAAGCTTTACCGACTATCGCGGAATCACGACCTTCCAACCCTCGTCCGCCATTTTCATACTGCCTTGGCCTGAACGTGAGAACGAATATGGCAATAAGTGA
- a CDS encoding DUF4843 domain-containing protein, giving the protein MRTTFRHTLLACTALMGLAACSNIDYDGEYSKDGYYDSPNQVYFYYANASDTLINYSFGVKPVDTLTHTVYIPVQLAGRMLDREQTFNVSVDAASTAKSGVHYVLSATSFNIPANEKRAYVPIQLLRAGLSETKYDSIRVVLRLVPSNDLGVRFAESNKVTVTFDNILMKPDFWEIMETYWGLGPFTKNKYRKLLSYYDSDEDKIRKILTGTDTTAQGYLYMHVQEVVAYFAAHPDEL; this is encoded by the coding sequence ATGAGAACAACATTCAGACATACGTTGCTGGCCTGCACGGCCCTGATGGGTTTGGCGGCATGTAGCAATATCGATTACGATGGCGAATATAGTAAAGACGGCTATTACGATTCGCCCAATCAGGTGTATTTCTATTATGCCAATGCTTCGGACACGCTCATTAACTATTCCTTTGGTGTGAAGCCTGTCGATACGCTTACGCATACGGTTTATATTCCCGTTCAATTGGCCGGGAGGATGCTCGACCGAGAACAGACGTTCAACGTGTCGGTAGATGCGGCGAGCACGGCGAAGAGTGGTGTACACTATGTGCTTTCTGCCACCTCGTTCAACATCCCTGCCAATGAGAAGAGAGCTTATGTGCCGATACAGTTGTTGCGCGCCGGACTATCGGAAACGAAATACGATTCTATTCGCGTTGTGTTGCGACTGGTTCCCAGCAACGATCTCGGTGTACGCTTTGCCGAGAGCAATAAGGTGACAGTGACATTCGACAATATCCTTATGAAGCCCGACTTCTGGGAGATAATGGAAACCTACTGGGGATTGGGACCTTTCACCAAGAACAAATATCGCAAGTTGCTGTCTTATTATGATAGCGATGAAGACAAAATCCGAAAGATTCTCACCGGAACAGACACAACGGCGCAAGGCTATCTCTATATGCATGTGCAAGAGGTGGTGGCCTATTTCGCCGCTCATCCGGACGAATTGTAG
- a CDS encoding PKD-like domain-containing protein — protein MKARYIFVLAAMAFVAQSCITDDSTAPSGTSSKLSLSQPLATTYTLDRWDTLKIAPQVVQTNAQKNIKYEWEVNYKVVSTDPQLDYICSEFGNYPCRLKISNGDDIQYYEFALDVQYSYVGGLYILALNAGKTIVSYLPEPTSKKSFTLDVLERNNPGIDFGSDPRAIDFTIARDGKTPLVYVAVGSPTVIYELNGNLMTKVYTTTTAGNLTWMKRSALTYPKSELLMVDHKPYRLTLSETTPFNLGTSIESALGSSVTLADAAASWKRQDLRYTDGYVLFDNAQGRLIGQNVASTKVPTQLLPGIFTGDSLVGMGSVDSERNLALITWNKVASKFKFYYLFPGFYPNNVANTQAALVKEQRSMPTTSGIEKGSIVRSAPTKNLVYYTSGNKLYAYNVLSNGNFPTAPLQTFGLSDETIVDLYITSDDSRLYVATNASSGTLPGSIYCYDLDTRTLLWQKQHFTGRIRGIAFRE, from the coding sequence ATGAAAGCAAGATATATATTCGTACTCGCCGCAATGGCGTTTGTTGCACAATCGTGCATCACCGACGACTCCACCGCTCCCTCGGGAACGTCGTCCAAGCTATCGCTCTCGCAGCCGTTGGCAACCACCTACACCCTTGACCGATGGGACACTCTCAAGATCGCGCCGCAGGTGGTGCAGACCAATGCCCAGAAAAATATAAAGTATGAATGGGAGGTGAATTATAAAGTGGTTTCTACCGACCCGCAACTCGATTACATCTGCTCCGAATTTGGCAACTATCCCTGTCGACTGAAAATTAGCAATGGCGACGACATCCAATACTACGAGTTTGCCCTTGACGTACAATATTCTTATGTCGGCGGCCTTTATATCCTGGCCCTCAACGCAGGGAAGACCATCGTCTCCTATCTGCCTGAGCCCACCTCGAAGAAGAGCTTCACCCTCGATGTATTGGAACGCAACAATCCAGGTATCGATTTCGGATCCGACCCGCGCGCCATCGACTTCACCATCGCCCGCGACGGGAAAACGCCGCTGGTGTATGTAGCCGTGGGCAGTCCGACGGTGATTTACGAACTCAACGGCAACCTCATGACCAAGGTCTACACCACGACCACCGCAGGCAACCTGACTTGGATGAAGCGTAGTGCACTGACTTACCCGAAATCAGAACTCCTCATGGTCGACCACAAGCCTTACCGGCTCACCCTCTCCGAGACCACGCCCTTCAATCTTGGCACAAGCATCGAATCGGCTCTCGGTTCATCGGTGACGCTGGCCGATGCCGCTGCTTCATGGAAGCGTCAGGATCTGCGTTACACCGACGGATACGTGCTCTTTGACAATGCTCAGGGCCGCCTCATCGGTCAGAACGTGGCCAGCACCAAAGTTCCCACCCAGCTACTGCCGGGCATTTTTACGGGCGATTCGCTCGTCGGCATGGGCTCTGTAGACAGCGAGCGCAACCTCGCTCTCATCACCTGGAACAAAGTCGCCTCGAAGTTCAAATTCTACTATCTTTTCCCTGGCTTCTATCCCAACAACGTGGCCAACACGCAAGCAGCCCTGGTGAAAGAACAGCGCAGCATGCCAACGACGTCGGGCATCGAGAAAGGTTCGATTGTGCGGTCGGCTCCCACGAAAAACCTCGTCTACTATACCTCGGGCAACAAACTCTACGCCTACAACGTGCTTTCGAACGGCAACTTCCCCACTGCGCCGCTTCAAACATTCGGCCTCTCGGACGAGACCATCGTCGACCTCTACATCACCTCCGACGATAGTCGTCTCTACGTAGCCACCAACGCCTCTTCAGGCACGCTGCCGGGTAGCATCTACTGTTACGACCTCGACACTCGTACCCTCTTGTGGCAGAAGCAGCATTTTACAGGCCGAATTCGAGGCATTGCCTTCCGCGAATAA